A single window of Ammospiza caudacuta isolate bAmmCau1 chromosome Z, bAmmCau1.pri, whole genome shotgun sequence DNA harbors:
- the TMEM215 gene encoding transmembrane protein 215 — MARTLRPDDINPRTGLVVALVSVFLVFGFMFTVSGIKGETLGDIPLLAIGPAICLPGIAAIALTRKTDGCTKCPENMRPCCKEVRDRDVLELLRTPSDLESGKGSCDELARKAYRKDRRGLRGEDTVFICTTSTTADATAECKSLTKKVEQEEMLKYLESCYPEMPENVFVGDGSTFSALEKKSTSPSRDSTPCPDIEDNIFVAPKDSIIVCSYKDNSPYDRYCCYINPTGVNSDQETIV; from the coding sequence ATGGCGCGGACCCTGAGACCCGACGACATCAACCCCCGGACGGGGCTGGTGGTGGCTCTGGTTAGCGTCTTTCTGGTGTTCGGCTTCATGTTCACCGTGTCTGGCATCAAGGGAGAGACCCTGGGAGACATCCCGCTGCTGGCCATCGGGCCGGCCATCTGCCTGCCGGGCATCGCCGCCATCGCCCTCACCAGGAAGACCGACGGCTGCACCAAATGTCCCGAGAACATGCGTCCGTGCTGTAAGGAAGTCAGGGACCGGGATGTCTTGGAGCTGCTAAGGACCCCCTCCGACCTGGAGTCTGGCAAGGGAAGTTGTGACGAGCTGGCCAGGAAAGCTTACCGCAAGGACAGGAGAGGGCTGAGGGGAGAGGACACCGTGTTCATCtgcaccaccagcaccaccgcCGATGCCACGGCAGAGTGCAAGAGCCTCACCAAAAaggtggagcaggaggagatgcTGAAATACCTGGAGAGCTGTTACCCAGAGATGCCAGAGAACGTGTTCGTGGGAGATGGCTCCACATTCAGTGCCTTGGAGAAGAAGAGCACTtctcccagcagggacagcactcCTTGCCCTGACATTGAAGACAACATTTTTGTGGCTCCTAAAGATAGTATCATTGTCTGCTCTTACAAGGATAACAGCCCTTATGACAGGTACTGTTGTTACATAAACCCCACTGGAGTCAATTCAgaccaagagaccattgtgTGA